The following proteins are co-located in the Periplaneta americana isolate PAMFEO1 chromosome 12, P.americana_PAMFEO1_priV1, whole genome shotgun sequence genome:
- the Mocs1 gene encoding molybdenum cofactor biosynthesis protein 1, which produces MPAEGVQLTAQPNLLKTDEVIRLAELFVKEGVTKIRLTGGEPTIRKDLVDIIASLKQIDGLESVAITTNGLMLTRQLVALQRAGLDVLNVSLDTLRPARYEQVTRRKGFERVMAGIDLALQLDYNPVKVNCVLMRGFNDDEICDFVQLTEDRNLDVRFIEYMPFAGNKWNDEKMVSYKEMVQTLKARWPEFHPLSNGPNDTSKAYKVPNFKGQVGFITSMSEHFCGSCNRLRITADGNLKVCLFGNAEVSLRDAMRSGCSEDDLLALIGGAVRRKKKQHADQKPACSFHQMPEWKNEQIARISNVQHAWEQSLLLHLPNIMNNNFRRLELRGFCSQTDKTLTHTDEKGRATMVDVGNKDVTTRIAIAQAEVRVGAHIMSLIEQNTMKKGDVLTTAQLAGITAAKRTSELIPLCHNISLSHVNVDLKLDKENHTVVITSTARCEGRTGVEMEALTAVAVSALTVYDMCKAVSHDIVISEVRLLFKTGGVRGEFRRQ; this is translated from the exons ATGCCAGCTGAAGGAGTACAACTGACAGCTCAACCAAACCTACTGAAAACTGATGAAGTTATTCGTCTGGCAGAGTTGTTCGTCAAAGAAGGCGTAACAAAAATTCGCTTAACAGGAGGAGAACCTACAATAAGAAAAGATCTTGTCGATATTATAG CCTCTCTGAAGCAGATAGATGGTTTGGAATCAGTGGCCATTACAACGAATGGTTTGATGCTGACACGTCAGTTGGTGGCCTTGCAACGAGCAGGCCTcgatgtgctcaatgtgagcctAGACACACTCCGTCCAGCTCGTTATGAACAAGTTACCAGGAGAAAAGGATTTGAACGTGTTATGGCAGGAATAGATTTAGCACTCCAGTTGGACTATAATCCTGTGAAG GTGAACTGCGTGTTAATGCGGGGCTTCAATGatgatgaaatatgtgactttgtCCAATTGACCGAAGATCGTAATCTGGATGTCAGATTTATTGAGTACATGCCCTTTGCTGGCAATAAATGGAATGACGAGAAGATGGTGTCATACAAGGAGATGGTCCAGACTTTGAAAGCTCGTTGGCCAGAATTTCATCCTTTGTCAAATGGACCCAATGATACATCCAAG GCCTATAAAGTTCCCAATTTTAAAGGACAAGTTGGATTCATCACGTCTATGAGTGAACACTTCTGTGGTTCATGTAATCGTCTTCGCATTACAGCAGATGGAAACCTTAAAGTCTGTCTCTTTGGGAATGCAGAAGTGTCTCTTAG GGATGCAATGCGAAGTGGCTGCAGTGAGGATGATTTACTCGCACTGATTGGAGGAGctgtgagaagaaagaaaaaacagcaTGCAG ATCAGAAACCAGCCTGCAGCTTCCACCAGATGCCTGAATGGAAAAACGAACAAATAGCTAGAATTTCAAACGTACAGCATGCATGGGAGCAAAGCTTATTGTTGCACCTtccaaatataatgaataataattttagacGTCTTGAATTGCGCGGCTTCTGCTCTCAAACAGATAAAACTCTCACACATACAGATGAAAAGGGCCGAGCGACAATGGTTGATGTTGGCAACAAAGATGTAACAACACGCATAGCCATAGCACAAGCAGAAGTCAGAGTAGGAGCACATATTATGTCTCTTATCGAACAGAATACTATGAAGAAAGGAGATGTGTTAACCACAGCTCAGCTTGCTGGCATAACAGCTGCTAAGCGCACATCAGAACTGATTCCCTTGTGTCACAATATTTCATTGTCACACGTCAATGTGGACTTGAAACTAGACAAAGAAAACCACACTGTAGTTATTACTTCAACAGCGAGGTGTGAAGGCCGAACTGGAGTGGAGATGGAAGCTCTCACAGCTGTTGCAGTATCCGCACTAACTGTATACGATATGTGCAAGGCTGTCAGTCATGACATTGTAATATCTGAAGTGAGATTATTGTTCAAGACAGGTGGTGTCAGAGGCGAGTTCAGGAGACAGTAA